One genomic region from Frateuria soli encodes:
- the dusA gene encoding tRNA dihydrouridine(20/20a) synthase DusA → MASSPVPADFRLTIAPMMDWTDRHCRYFHRLLSPNARLYTEMVTSAALVRGGQLRLLEHSRQEHPVALQLGGSDPVELAQAARLGAQAGYDEINLNVGCPSDRVQSGRFGACLMREPALVGDCVRAMRDAVDVPVTVKCRIGVDEQDDYAGLQHFTETMVAAGVEVLVVHARKAWLKGLSPKENREIPPLDYERVYRLKREFPQLVVVINGGITTVEAVQAHLAQVDGVMLGRAAYHDPYLLAQLEAALYGAPMPSREEVLGHLRPYVEAELKRGTALKHISRHLLGLYQGEPGARTFRRVLSEGAHLPGAGWSLLERAASGRRDAA, encoded by the coding sequence ATGGCTTCCTCCCCCGTGCCCGCCGATTTCCGCCTCACCATTGCTCCGATGATGGACTGGACGGACCGGCATTGCCGTTATTTCCACCGGCTGCTGTCGCCGAACGCGCGGCTTTACACCGAGATGGTGACCAGCGCGGCACTGGTGCGCGGTGGCCAGTTGCGCCTGCTCGAGCACAGCCGGCAGGAGCATCCGGTGGCCCTGCAACTGGGTGGCAGCGACCCCGTGGAGCTCGCGCAGGCGGCGCGGCTGGGCGCGCAGGCCGGCTACGACGAGATCAACCTCAACGTCGGTTGCCCGTCCGACCGTGTGCAGTCCGGCCGCTTCGGCGCCTGCCTGATGCGCGAGCCGGCGCTGGTCGGCGACTGCGTCAGGGCGATGCGCGACGCGGTGGACGTGCCGGTGACGGTCAAGTGCCGCATCGGCGTGGACGAGCAGGACGATTACGCCGGCCTGCAGCACTTCACCGAAACGATGGTCGCGGCGGGCGTCGAAGTCCTGGTGGTGCATGCGCGCAAGGCCTGGCTCAAGGGCCTCAGCCCGAAGGAAAACCGCGAAATCCCGCCGCTGGACTACGAGCGGGTGTACCGCCTCAAGCGCGAGTTCCCGCAACTGGTGGTGGTCATCAACGGCGGCATCACGACCGTGGAAGCGGTGCAGGCGCACCTGGCGCAGGTGGACGGCGTGATGCTGGGCCGCGCGGCCTATCACGATCCCTACCTGCTGGCGCAGCTGGAGGCGGCGCTGTACGGCGCGCCGATGCCCTCGCGCGAGGAGGTGCTCGGGCACCTGCGTCCCTACGTGGAGGCGGAGCTCAAGCGCGGCACCGCGCTCAAGCACATCAGCCGGCACCTGCTCGGGCTGTACCAGGGCGAGCCCGGCGCGCGCACGTTCCGGCGCGTGCTGAGCGAGGGCGCGCACTTGCCCGGCGCGGGCTGGAGCCTGCTCGAACGGGCCGCCAGCGGCCGCCGGGACGCGGCATGA
- a CDS encoding ferredoxin--NADP reductase, producing MVALATEHVIDVRHWNDSLFSFRATRDPGFRFESGQFVMIGLEVDGRPLMRAYSIASASWEEHLEFLSIKVPNGPLTSRLQHLKPGDPLVVSRKSTGTLVLDDLKPGRHLYLLGTGTGLAPFMSIIRDPATYERYEKVVLAHGVRQVGDLAYADYLERELPQHEYLGELVREKLIYYPTVTREPFRNRGRITDAIVDGVMSHTTGLPPLNPATDRVMLCGSPAMLDDLCALLDGRGFQASPRTREPGDYVIERAFVEK from the coding sequence ATGGTGGCACTGGCGACCGAGCACGTGATCGACGTGCGGCACTGGAACGACAGCCTCTTCAGCTTCCGCGCCACGCGCGACCCGGGTTTCCGCTTCGAGAGCGGCCAGTTCGTGATGATCGGCCTGGAAGTCGACGGCCGGCCGCTGATGCGCGCCTATTCCATCGCCAGCGCGAGCTGGGAGGAACACCTGGAGTTTCTCTCGATCAAGGTGCCCAACGGCCCGCTTACCTCGCGCCTGCAGCACCTCAAGCCCGGCGATCCGCTGGTGGTCAGCCGCAAGTCGACCGGGACGCTGGTGCTGGACGACCTCAAGCCGGGCAGACACCTGTACCTGCTCGGTACCGGCACGGGCCTGGCTCCATTCATGAGCATCATCCGCGACCCGGCCACCTACGAGCGCTACGAGAAGGTCGTGCTTGCCCATGGCGTGCGCCAGGTCGGCGACCTGGCCTATGCCGACTACCTCGAGCGCGAGCTGCCGCAGCATGAGTACCTGGGCGAGCTGGTGCGCGAGAAGCTGATCTACTACCCCACCGTCACCCGCGAGCCGTTCAGGAACCGCGGCCGCATCACCGACGCCATCGTCGATGGCGTGATGAGCCACACGACCGGCCTGCCGCCACTCAACCCCGCCACCGACCGCGTGATGCTGTGCGGCAGCCCGGCGATGCTGGACGATCTGTGCGCACTGCTGGACGGGCGCGGTTTCCAGGCTTCGCCGCGCACGCGCGAGCCGGGCGATTACGTGATCGAGCGGGCGTTCGTCGAGAAGTAG